The sequence below is a genomic window from Bradyrhizobium septentrionale.
GAGACGCTTGATACGCAGACCGTCGCGATCACGCTCGACCGGCCGACGGCGCTGTTCCTGTCGACATTGGCGCGGCCCGATTGCGGGCAGACCGCCATCATCCATCGCGACTCGGTCGGGGCGGACGGCAAGTGGATCGCGCCTGTCGGCACCGGGCCGTTCAAGCTCGGCGAATGGAAGCGCGGCCAGTACGTCGATCTGCTGCGCTTCGACGGTTACGCTGCGCGCAGCGAGCCGCGCACCGGCTATACCGGCGCCAAGATCGCGCAAGTCGACCGGATTAGGTTCAACGTCGTTCCCGACGGTTCGGCGGCCAAGGCGGGCCTGTTGTCCGGCTCGCTCGATGCAATCGGCAATCTTGCGATCCCAGATGTCGAGGACCTCAAGGGGCGGCCGGACGTGCAGCTCAGCATCACGCCGGCGCTCGGTCTCACCGGCGTCCTGTTCCAGACCCGCGATCCGCTTCTCAAGGACGTGCGGATCCGGCGGGCGATCGCGCTCAGTCTCGACACACCGCAGATCATCGAGGCGGTGATGGAGGGCATCGCGCGCGCCAACAATTCGGCGCTGCCGATCGGCAGCCCGTTCTATGGCGAGGTGGAGACCCACGGCTACACCCAGGATATCGCCGAAGCCAAGAAGCTGCTCGCGCAGGCCGGCTATCGCGGCCAGCCGATCAAGATGATCGCCAACAAGCGCTACAGTTATGTGTTCGATTCCGCCGTGCTGGTGCAGGCGATGGCGCAGGCCGTCGGCATCAATATCGAGATCGAGGTGCTGGACTGGGCCGCCCAGCTCGACCGCTACAACCGCGGCGATTATCAGTCGATGGCCTTCG
It includes:
- a CDS encoding ABC transporter substrate-binding protein — its product is MNLCRPSRAMMVGLVALAAMGAAAPSRAGAETLLRTRLNADIRSTDPGTNRDANTDGVMAHVVEGLVAFRDDTSIGPMLADSWTTSNDGRTYTFHLRQGVKFHNGATMTAADVVWSLKRWLDPATQWRCLSEFSATGIARIEAIETLDTQTVAITLDRPTALFLSTLARPDCGQTAIIHRDSVGADGKWIAPVGTGPFKLGEWKRGQYVDLLRFDGYAARSEPRTGYTGAKIAQVDRIRFNVVPDGSAAKAGLLSGSLDAIGNLAIPDVEDLKGRPDVQLSITPALGLTGVLFQTRDPLLKDVRIRRAIALSLDTPQIIEAVMEGIARANNSALPIGSPFYGEVETHGYTQDIAEAKKLLAQAGYRGQPIKMIANKRYSYVFDSAVLVQAMAQAVGINIEIEVLDWAAQLDRYNRGDYQSMAFVYSPRLDPSLSFEMLMGPKATQPRKVWDNPEAQRMLQESMMIDDKAKRQLLFDELHRRFIDDVPMIVLFNGAEIAALRNNVKGFSGWLFGQPRFWGVSVQ